TTTTTTCAAACTAGCTATCTTATCAATTTCTGTTTTTTCATCAAAGAAACATTGAACATTTGTTATTGCAAAATCTTTTTCTGCTGAAAGAGTAATGAAAGTTTGTCCAAGCAAAACACCAATATCGTCTATTTTCCCTGTTGTTTCAATAGTTTTATCTTTGTAATTTTTATCTGCATTTACTTCATTTGCTTCATATGCTTTTGCTAAATCAGCTGCCGAAACCTTTAATGCTTCTACCTTTTTTTCTACAGGTTTATCTTTAGTAGTTGTACTTGTAGCAGGAGCAGTTGTACTAGCACTATCTTTATCTCCACCCATTGCCGAGCCGATACCACCTAAAATAACAAGTGCTAAAATAACAGTTAATACCTTATGTTTCATAAAAAAGTTTCTTTGGTCTTTACCACAATGAACGCATTTGTTTACACCTTTTGCAATTTCTTTATTACATGCCTTACAATTTACCATTTTTGTCATTTGTTTGTCCACCTTTTGTTTTTTTATTTATTTATTTAATTTTCCATTCACAAGTATATTGTATCTTTTGCATTGTGTCAATTGAAATCCTTAATTGTAATTATATGTATTAAATTATACCATTTATTTGAAATATATTTTCATTACAGTATGTGATTACGGAGCATTAAATAGGCAAAACAAGGCGAAATAGGGTAATTGGGTGTATGGTCAATGGTTTGCCTGTGCCTGTAATATAAGTGACATACCGTCATTAACCCATTACAAAAATCTAATATCAAACTGTCTAATTTGACTATATTTGACTATATTAAACCGTATAATCCAATTAGGTTCGGAGTAGTCCCGATAAACCTTTCATTTGCTCTGTTTTAAGAGATTGTTTAATAAAAGGGGGACTATGACACCTTTTGACCCTGTAATGTCTTTAAATCAAGTGTAATGGGTGTAAGTCATCATAGCGAATACTACACTCTACCCTGTTACGTTCATATTAAAAGGTTGTTGATATAGGGTATACCCTAAAAATGTTAAGTTAAAAAACCATAATAATATCAAATTCATTAAAGGTATTAAAATAGAATTTTTAAATTGAAATTATATACCATTAATTGTACAATGGATATATATATGGTCGGTTCGGGTGTGTAATAAATATGAAATAGTTGAAAAAATCATTAATTAAAGATATTACTAAGTAGCTGATTGCAAAACTCTAAAAGATTTTAGTGTGCTATCTATCTGATATTTTAGCGAACTTAATAAGCATTAACTTAATCATAAAAAAAATGATTAGGCTATTAAAGATTTTATAGATAAGAGATGAGATTTTTTATCAAGCTTATCAGCAATCAAAATTACAATTTGTTGTGTTATTGCAGCGAGGATTACTTCAACCTTAAGGGAAACTGTATTTTTAAGCTTTGTATATCCAAGTCCCATAGGGAATTTTACCATGAAGTTTGTTCTTTCTATTATTGTTCTTTTTTTATAAAGCTGAATCCATTTATCTGATCCTCTTGGGATAACAGTATTTAATCTGTAATTATCATTAACATTAGTATGATGCATTCTACCACAAGGGGATGTAGTACAAGGTTTTTCACAGGATAGAGTATAAGTTGTTTTACCTTTTATAGTTTTCTTCTTTGGAAGTGGTTCTGCTGTATGCTATTAAATGGGTATATCATAACCACTTTTTTAATGTTTTTAAATAAATAATAGAGGGAGTTATGAAATTGAAAAAGGGGATATCTAAAGGACAACAAATAATTTAAATATATCATTAAGAAATAAAAATTAACCTTGATTTTACATTGACTATGCTAATATGAAAATGTACTTAGCAATAAGTAACAAATTATATTAGGAGGACAAAAAAATGAAAAAATTACAATTAGGAGCACTAGCATTAGTAGCAGTATTAACAGTAGGTGGAGCTACTACTTTTGCATCACAAAATGAGAATGAAAATAAATTAGGTACAGCAAGTATAGCAGCTACACTAACTACAACAGCAACAAAAGCCACGGCTGAAGAAATAGCTCAACATGAAAAGATGGTTAAAGATGGTACAGCAACTTCAGCAACTGCAAGTACATCAGCAATAAAAGCTACAGCAGAAGAAATAGCTCAACATGAAAAGATGATTAAAGATGGTACTTTAGCTACACCATCTACAGCTGCAACTTTAACTGAAGCTTCAACTAAATAAATAGTAGCTCAGGATGCTGGTTATATTAATGATTATTGATTATAATTATTGATATAATCGGCATTTATTATATATAGATAAGGAGATCTTTATGAGATTGTTAATTGTGGAAGATGAAATCAGTATATTAGAAGCACTCCAAAAAGGTCTAAAAAAGGATGGCTACGCAGTAGATATGGCACCAGATGGAGATGAGGCTATAGAGCTTATAAGTTTTAACACCTATGATTTAATTGTGCTAGATATTAATTTGCCTGGGGTGGATGGTTTCTCTATTCTAAAGGATTTAAGAGAAAATAACCCAGATACTAGAGTAATAATTGTATCTGCTAATAGAGAAATTGAAGATCGCATAAAAGGATTAGATTTAGGGGCTAATGATTATTTAGTTAAACCCTTTGATTTCCAAGAGTTAAAGGCAAGAATACGGTGTTTATTACGAAGAGAATTTGTTAGTAAACCTAATATTCTAAAGGAAGACGGTCTTGAACTTAACTTTTCTACTCTTAAAATAAGTTATGACGGAAAGGATATTCCGTTAACACTAAAGGAATATTCTATATTAAAATACTTGCTTCAAAATAAAGGAAGGGCCGTGAGTAGTGAGGAGTTATTTAATCATATTTGGGATGATCATACAGACCCTTTCACAAAGGTTATTAGAGTGCATATTTATTCCTTGAGAAAAAAATTGATAAGTGCTACAGGTAAAGAGGATATCATCACCACACTAAAAGGCGTTGGATACCTATTTAGAGGTGCTCAAAATGAATAAACTAAATATCACACTTAAATGGAGATTTACTCTATTAACAGTTATTCTTATCGCCATATCCTGTGTTGCTATTGTAACTTCTATGAATATCGATATTAAAAGAACAATACCAACTGGTAGTCTTACTAGTAGCTATACTGAAAATTTTAAGGCAAAAGAAAATGGGATCTCACCAGCCCTGCCAACGGGTTCTATAGATAATAGTCAATCATCTACAGCAGCCATTGTAGCATCTGAAGCCACAATGGCAAAGGCTGTTTCTAGTATATATACGGGATCTATCATAACTCTACTCATAATTATTTCTCTAGGAGGCATAAGTGCCTATCTCATTGCAGATAAGGCTTTAAAACCTGTACAGGTCCTAAATGAAAATATAAAAAATATTAGTGAAAATAATTTATTAGCCAATCTAGAGGTCCAAGGTCCACATGATGAAATTAAGGAGCTTACCATTTCATTTAATCAAATGTTAGCAAAGCTTAACAACGCCTTTACCTCTCAAAAACGATTTAATGCCAGTGTAGCCCATGAACTTAAAACACCTTTAGCCGCCATGAAGATTAATATAGATGTATTAAATGACGGAGAACAAAAAACGGTAGAAGAGTATAAAGAAACGCTAGATATTGTAGAAAAATCAGTAGGTAAGATGAACAGCATGATAGAAACTCTTTTAGACTTAGTTAGAGAGGAAAATACTTCTTTAGATGACCAGGTTTATGTGGTTAATATTATAGAGGATGTAGTTGAGGATTTAACAATCATTGCAGAAACCAATCATATAGCGTTAGATTTCAAAATATTGACATCCGTTTCATCTATTAAAGGAAATGAAGTGCTCCTCTACAGAGCGATTTATAATGTGGTAGAAAATAGTATAAAATATAACAAGTTAAATGGAAAAGTTACAGTTAACTGCGAACAGGAGAAGGATACCATAAGGATTGAAATTAAGGATACAGGTAAAGGTATACCTATAGAAGAAATTAATAATATCTTTGAACCCTTTTATAGAGTGGATAGATTTAATGTAAACTCAAGTAATGGCATGGGATTAGGCTTATCCTTAACTAAGTCAACTATCACCATTCATGGCGGTGAGATTAAGGTTTATAGTGAACCTGATAGGGGAACTAGGGTTACAATCAGCTTACCTGTAATTTGACCCCATAGCCATCAACCTAAGGACACTCAGTTGTTAGGGGAGAATTGAATTACAATAAGGTAAAAAAGAAACCCAAAAATATATATTGGAATTTTAAAGTCACACTTTACTTTAATATAAAAAGCTGTGAATTAACAATTCACAGCTTTTTCATTATATTCTAAAATAGAACAGCCAAATATTATATTTTAAATACAGATATTCCTTTATTTAATCCTTCTACACTTTCTGTGGTTTTTTTTACTTCCTCAATAATTCCATTAGATCTTTCAGTTATATCAGATACCTTTTGGGCTATGTTTGTGGTTCCTTCTGCGCCTTCATTTGAAGCCTGTGATACCTGCTCTATGGTCTTTATCACATCTTGAATTGAAGCTAAAAGTTCCTCTGAAGTTGAGCTAAATTCTAATACAAGATTGTTTACAAAGTCTGCATCATTGCTATATTCCCCTGCCACATTTAATAATGTATTATAGTCATTCAGAACATCCTCCGATACAAAATTTAATAATTCATTAGAGCTTGCGGATAAATCCGTTACTGAACTAGTTACTTTCTCTGTTATGCTTTGTATTTCAGTCACTGTATTTCTTGATTCTTCTGCAAGTTTTCTTATTTCATCTGCAACTACTGCAAAACCACGCCCTGCCTCACCAGCTCTTGCTGCCTCAATGGATGCATTTAATGCCAAAAGATTAGTTTGGGAAGATATCTGCATGATGGATTCAGATAATACACTAATTTGTGCCACTACTTTGGAATTTTCAATTGCTATTTCTAATTTATCTTTGGTTTTTGAAAATACCTGTAGTGCTTTGTCTTTTGATTCTGTAACATTATTTTTAGTAGCCATTGCTCTTTTGTTTATCTCTTGAGCTTCGATAGCCCCTTCTTGTGCTTTTTTTGATATAGATTGAACTGCTCTTTCTATTTCATCAGCTGTTGCATTCATCTCTTGGGTGGAGGCTGCTGTTTCTTCCATTCCTGCGGATAATTCCTCCGTAGTTGCAGATACGTCCTCTATGTTCATATTTAAAATTTTTACATTTTCAGAAGCACTATGTACTACTGATTTAATCGTATTAGATTCTTGACTTACATTTGTAATTAAAAGTTTTAATGAATTTTGCATACCGTTAATTGCCTTTGCTATATCGCCCATTTCATCTTTTCTCTTTTTAGTCTCTTCTGGAACATCCTTTGTAAAATCGCCACTAGCTATGAGATTTAAATGATTTACAGATAAAACTAATGGATTCGCAATAGCTTTTTTAAG
This DNA window, taken from Clostridium estertheticum, encodes the following:
- a CDS encoding OB-fold protein gives rise to the protein MTKMVNCKACNKEIAKGVNKCVHCGKDQRNFFMKHKVLTVILALVILGGIGSAMGGDKDSASTTAPATSTTTKDKPVEKKVEALKVSAADLAKAYEANEVNADKNYKDKTIETTGKIDDIGVLLGQTFITLSAEKDFAITNVQCFFDEKTEIDKIASLKKGDKVTIQGVVDGKSMNVGVNKCTLK
- a CDS encoding response regulator transcription factor, which codes for MRLLIVEDEISILEALQKGLKKDGYAVDMAPDGDEAIELISFNTYDLIVLDINLPGVDGFSILKDLRENNPDTRVIIVSANREIEDRIKGLDLGANDYLVKPFDFQELKARIRCLLRREFVSKPNILKEDGLELNFSTLKISYDGKDIPLTLKEYSILKYLLQNKGRAVSSEELFNHIWDDHTDPFTKVIRVHIYSLRKKLISATGKEDIITTLKGVGYLFRGAQNE
- a CDS encoding sensor histidine kinase — its product is MNKLNITLKWRFTLLTVILIAISCVAIVTSMNIDIKRTIPTGSLTSSYTENFKAKENGISPALPTGSIDNSQSSTAAIVASEATMAKAVSSIYTGSIITLLIIISLGGISAYLIADKALKPVQVLNENIKNISENNLLANLEVQGPHDEIKELTISFNQMLAKLNNAFTSQKRFNASVAHELKTPLAAMKINIDVLNDGEQKTVEEYKETLDIVEKSVGKMNSMIETLLDLVREENTSLDDQVYVVNIIEDVVEDLTIIAETNHIALDFKILTSVSSIKGNEVLLYRAIYNVVENSIKYNKLNGKVTVNCEQEKDTIRIEIKDTGKGIPIEEINNIFEPFYRVDRFNVNSSNGMGLGLSLTKSTITIHGGEIKVYSEPDRGTRVTISLPVI
- a CDS encoding methyl-accepting chemotaxis protein; translation: MNNLKVKSKLIVFSMAALLLITMMSGVGYYYLSKEHKDMTTMYKEHLLSIQYLNDNRNQTRGIEGDTYYILLNRADKDKQNEKIKDIEVRQKTFATNWSNYKQTDNDQYEKDRILVIEANREKFIKGRDMAIKLAMSGKLGESMAELSSVENYEVAFQQSLKELAQYNIKIANDLSVQNNKDFNASQNITLAIFLLALCIGVGLTSILKKAIANPLVLSVNHLNLIASGDFTKDVPEETKKRKDEMGDIAKAINGMQNSLKLLITNVSQESNTIKSVVHSASENVKILNMNIEDVSATTEELSAGMEETAASTQEMNATADEIERAVQSISKKAQEGAIEAQEINKRAMATKNNVTESKDKALQVFSKTKDKLEIAIENSKVVAQISVLSESIMQISSQTNLLALNASIEAARAGEAGRGFAVVADEIRKLAEESRNTVTEIQSITEKVTSSVTDLSASSNELLNFVSEDVLNDYNTLLNVAGEYSNDADFVNNLVLEFSSTSEELLASIQDVIKTIEQVSQASNEGAEGTTNIAQKVSDITERSNGIIEEVKKTTESVEGLNKGISVFKI